The Thermococcus sp. genomic sequence GTGTTCTGGATTACCCGCGCCAAGGAGGGTAAGCTTGAGGAGAAGCCCCTAATTTACGCGATAAGTCCAACGAAGATAGAGATACTCACCGATTTAATCGCCCGCGCGCTGGCACAGGGGTATAGAACGATATACGTCGAGGCCTTTGAGTACCTCATGCTCGAGAACGGCTTTGAAAACTCAATCAAGTTCCTTTTGAACCTCAAGGATCGCGTCGTTGCCGAGGGAGGAACCTTAGTACTTGTTATAAACCCGGAGGTTCTGAACGAAAAGCAGAGAAGAATAATAGAAAGGGAATTCGAGGAGTTTAGCTGAGACCGAGCTTCTCAAGGAAGCGCTTAGCGTAGCGCGTGTCCTTCTCAAGTTCCGCTTTCTGGAGGAGCTGCCTCTCTATTGCCCTCAGGGCGTCGTGGACTGCCTGTATCGCACCCCAGGTCTCGCCCGTTGCAACGAAGACGCCCCTGTCAGTAACAACCCTCATTCTGGCCTGGTAGAGGTGGACTCCCCTGAACTTCTCGGGAAAACGCCTTATGTAGAGGTATATTATGCCCTCCTGACCGAGCAGGTCCTCGTAGCCGTCAACGAAGCGCTTGATGTCCTCTATGATTCTCTCCCTGGTGAAGTCACTGAGGATTGAGGCGTCACCGCCGAGCTGGAGGTAGAACCTTGCCTCTTTTTCAGTCATCTTTGAAATCGGTAGGAGCAGGTCCTTGACCGTAAGGATACCAACGACTTTGTTGTTCTCGTTGACGACGACAAGACCATCTATATTGTTGTCTTTCATAGTCGCAACGGCTTCTCTGACTTTGGCATCGGGGAGAACTGTTATAACACCCCTAATCATCACATCCCGAAGGGGCATGCTGAAGGGGGGTATCTTCTCCCCAGCGAGTTCCCCTGCTTTGGTTCTGAAGCGCGGTTTTATGAAGCGCAGGATAAGGTCGTGGAGCGTTACAAGGCCTTCCAACCTACCTTCCTCGTTAACTACGGGAATCCTCGAGATTGCATGGTCGCGCATAGTTGCCAGGGCTTTGGCGACTGTATCGTCAGGCCGGAGTGTTATAACGTCCTTGGTCATGAACTCCTCCACTTTTTTCTTTCCAAAATCTGTCTCAGCGACCCTCTCAAGAACGGCTATATCGTTTATAACACCGATTATTTCAGCCTTCGACTCCCCAACAGGGAGTGAGCGGAGGTCAACCTCAATCATGAGCTTGGCGGCCTTGCTGAGGTCCTCATCAGGTTTCACAACGGGGGCTGGTCTGTAAACGTCCCTAACCTTCGCCTTGGTTGGGTCCCACTTGAGGTGGGAGCGTATAATTAAGTCTTGGGTGAGAACGCCTTTGTACAGATTTCCATCGAAGACGAGAATAAGGTCGGGGTCTTCCTTTTCGAAGATGCCAATTGCCTCAGAAAGGGGGGCATCTATGTCTATCTTCTGGAACCTGTCCGTCATTACCTCCTGCACCTGAATTCCGACCATTTCTGCCACCTCCTGCAATTTGTATATTGGTTTTCCTGGGATTTAAACCTTTGCAACCGGCGTTGTTTTAGTTAATCAAGGTTAATAAATCTTTCGCGGAAAGGTTTATAAACAGCTCAGTAAATCCAAGACCGCGCCGGGGTAGCCTAGTCCGGGAAGGCGCGGGACTCGAGATCCCGTGGGCGTCCGCCCGCCAGGGTTCAAATCCCTGCCCCGGCGCCAACTGCCGAGCCCGCAAGGGTTCCCCAGTCCCTTCCAAATTCTCCAAAATTTCAGAAATACAAGACCCAAGACGCTGTTCTAGATTTTCAGGCTAGAATCAAAGAAAAAGAGCTCAGGTAGTTATGTATGCACCGTCCTTCTCAACGATAACCGTGTGCTCGAACTGAGCGACCATGCCACCTCTAACTTCACGCAGTATCGGGTAGCTGTATATTGCTCCTGCTTTGTCGAGCTGGGCCAAGGCCATCTTCAGCTGTCCCTCCGGTAAAAACCCCTGCAACCAGCGGTAAGCAAAGGGAAGCGTTTTGTACTCCCGCTTTATATGTATCAAAAGCCTCCTAGCTTGGAGCATCCTTACAGGCCTGTCGCGGACGTACATGAAGATTAAGGCCGGCGGAACCTCTATTACCTGTCCTGCCCCCGTTGTTGCGAAGGGCTCTATCGCAAAAACGTCTCCCTCCCGGAGAACGTATGTATCCGCCTGCCTATAAACGTTGGGTATGCTAACTCCTGCATGAAGCTTGTAGCGCTCTACCTTATGTCCACTAAGGTTCACTATCGGGTTGAATCCCTTGCCCCGTATTGTCTCTTCAAT encodes the following:
- a CDS encoding DUF835 domain-containing protein, which translates into the protein VFWITRAKEGKLEEKPLIYAISPTKIEILTDLIARALAQGYRTIYVEAFEYLMLENGFENSIKFLLNLKDRVVAEGGTLVLVINPEVLNEKQRRIIEREFEEFS
- a CDS encoding CBS domain-containing protein, whose amino-acid sequence is MVGIQVQEVMTDRFQKIDIDAPLSEAIGIFEKEDPDLILVFDGNLYKGVLTQDLIIRSHLKWDPTKAKVRDVYRPAPVVKPDEDLSKAAKLMIEVDLRSLPVGESKAEIIGVINDIAVLERVAETDFGKKKVEEFMTKDVITLRPDDTVAKALATMRDHAISRIPVVNEEGRLEGLVTLHDLILRFIKPRFRTKAGELAGEKIPPFSMPLRDVMIRGVITVLPDAKVREAVATMKDNNIDGLVVVNENNKVVGILTVKDLLLPISKMTEKEARFYLQLGGDASILSDFTRERIIEDIKRFVDGYEDLLGQEGIIYLYIRRFPEKFRGVHLYQARMRVVTDRGVFVATGETWGAIQAVHDALRAIERQLLQKAELEKDTRYAKRFLEKLGLS
- the map gene encoding type II methionyl aminopeptidase, yielding MDEREALIKAGEIARKVKEEVKDLIKPGEKLYDIAEFVEKRIVELGGKPAFPCNLSLNEIAAHYTPYKGDDTVLHEGDYLKLDLGVHVDGYIADTALTFRVGMDEDELMEAAREALENAIATVRAGVMVRDVAKAIEETIRGKGFNPIVNLSGHKVERYKLHAGVSIPNVYRQADTYVLREGDVFAIEPFATTGAGQVIEVPPALIFMYVRDRPVRMLQARRLLIHIKREYKTLPFAYRWLQGFLPEGQLKMALAQLDKAGAIYSYPILREVRGGMVAQFEHTVIVEKDGAYITT